A genomic segment from Dermacentor silvarum isolate Dsil-2018 unplaced genomic scaffold, BIME_Dsil_1.4 Seq259, whole genome shotgun sequence encodes:
- the LOC119434825 gene encoding lysosome-associated membrane glycoprotein 2-like: ASEVHHGGHALNTVLLLVAGPSAAAAGSGGAAPAPGTPLVPPKAPIPEFSFGVWNATDGTVCILAKFQVFFTITYAGRGGLQTVTLKMPESAKAKGICPTEDQEPVLELTWPVFRFILMFSRVPPVNDKGKGSWKVSGLEIQFNTNSPFFPGATNAGKRTARSPENMTLFETPMGESYFCPTPKLVTLTDSRGGRKVAVQFKDLRIQAYEFQGTYGPGEFLQR; encoded by the exons GCGTCGGAAGTGCATCACGGCGGCCATGCTTTGAACACCGTCCTACTGCTGGTTGCAGGGCCATCCGCGGCAGCCGCTGGCAGCGGCGGTGCGGCGCCAGCTCCCGGAACCCCGCTCGTGCCCCCGAAGGCGCCCATCCCCGAGTTCTCATTCGGTGTCTGGAACGCTACCGATGGCACCGTCTGCATACTGGCCAAGTTCCAGGTCTTCTTCACCATCACCTACGCCGGCAGAGGGGGACTTCAG ACGGTAACCCTGAAAATGCCCGAGAGCGCCAAAGCCAAAGGAATCTGCCCCACGGAGGACCAGGAGCCCGTTCTGGAACTTACATGGCCAGTGTTCCGGTTCATCCTGATGTTCTCCAGA GTTCCCCCAGTGAACGACAAGGGCAAAGGATCATGGAAGGTTAGCGGTTTGGAGATCCAGTTCAACACAAACTCCCCTTTCTTCCCGGGCGCCACGAACG CCGGCAAGCGGACGGCCCGCAGTCCAGAGAATATGACGCTGTTCGAGACACCGATGGGCGAGTCGTACTTTTGTCCGACGCCTAAGCTGGTCACGCTGACGGACTCGCGCGGTGGACGCAAAGTGGCCGTGCAGTTCAAGGACCTGCGCATCCAGGCGTACGAGTTCCAGGGAACCTATGGTCCAGGTGAGTTCTTACAGAGGTGA